In Stigmatella aurantiaca, one DNA window encodes the following:
- a CDS encoding DUF1552 domain-containing protein yields MIRQPLSRRTLLRGLSGVAIALPFLEAMEAHAAAPATPKRFVFVFSANGTIPPAWTPSGSETSFQLGRILAPLEPHKSKLLLLDNLDMESAHHGPGDGHQKGMGHLLTGTELQNGDIFTGGDSEKVGWGGGISIDQEIAKRVGQNDRFPSLLFGVQTGGANIWSRMSYSGPGSPMPAEDNPRNAFNRIFANFNADPAGLAELRYRRHSVLDSTQEDFKKLRAQLGSTDLQKVDAHLTAIREIERRLDLEDHAVGASCVKPAQPATLDHTKNENFPAVGKLQMDLLVMALTCNLTKVATLQWSRSVSQVAFPWVGVTDRHHDLSHFGDSDAAVQEKITKINVWYAQQFAYLLTQMSKVQEGDRTLLDNTAVLWGNELGKGNSHSRRDVPFVMAGSCGGYFRTGRYLKYTNGWHNELYVSLLNAMGVQTNTFGNPAYCKGALPNLT; encoded by the coding sequence GCCCAAGCGCTTCGTGTTCGTCTTCAGCGCCAACGGCACCATCCCCCCCGCCTGGACTCCGTCCGGGAGCGAGACGTCCTTCCAGCTCGGCCGAATCCTCGCGCCGCTGGAGCCCCACAAGTCCAAGTTGCTCCTGCTGGACAACCTGGACATGGAATCGGCCCACCACGGCCCAGGTGACGGCCACCAGAAGGGCATGGGACATCTCCTCACCGGCACGGAGCTCCAGAACGGGGACATCTTCACCGGGGGTGACTCGGAGAAGGTCGGCTGGGGCGGCGGCATCTCCATCGATCAGGAGATCGCCAAGCGCGTGGGCCAGAACGACCGGTTCCCCTCGCTGCTGTTCGGCGTGCAGACGGGCGGCGCGAACATCTGGTCGCGCATGTCCTACTCGGGCCCGGGCTCGCCGATGCCGGCCGAGGACAACCCGCGCAACGCCTTCAACCGCATCTTCGCCAACTTCAACGCGGACCCCGCGGGGCTGGCCGAGCTGCGCTACCGCCGCCACTCCGTGCTCGACAGCACCCAGGAGGACTTCAAGAAGCTCCGGGCCCAGCTCGGCAGCACGGACCTGCAGAAGGTGGATGCGCACCTCACGGCCATCCGGGAGATTGAACGGCGGTTGGACCTGGAGGACCACGCGGTGGGTGCCTCGTGCGTGAAGCCCGCCCAGCCCGCCACGCTGGACCACACGAAGAACGAGAACTTCCCCGCCGTGGGCAAGCTCCAGATGGACCTGCTCGTCATGGCGCTCACGTGCAACCTCACCAAGGTGGCCACGCTCCAGTGGAGCCGCAGCGTGAGCCAGGTCGCCTTCCCGTGGGTGGGCGTCACCGACCGGCACCACGACCTGTCCCACTTCGGCGACAGCGACGCCGCGGTCCAAGAGAAGATCACGAAGATCAACGTCTGGTACGCGCAGCAGTTCGCCTACCTGCTCACGCAGATGTCGAAGGTCCAGGAGGGAGACCGGACGCTGCTCGACAACACCGCGGTGCTCTGGGGCAACGAGCTGGGCAAGGGCAACAGCCACAGCCGCCGGGACGTGCCGTTCGTGATGGCCGGCAGCTGCGGCGGCTACTTCCGGACCGGGCGCTACCTCAAGTACACCAACGGCTGGCACAACGAGCTGTACGTCTCCCTCCTCAACGCCATGGGCGTGCAGACGAACACGTTCGGCAACCCCGCCTACTGCAAGGGCGCCCTGCCCAACCTCACCTGA
- a CDS encoding enoyl-CoA hydratase-related protein: MPEFKVDARGAIEIWTIDGADRRNAISRAMLQELSGMVARVSTGRDVRVVIITGAGDKAFCAGADLKERAGMSEAEVRAFLDSLRKTFRAIETSDCVFIAAINGAALGGGTELSLACDLRVAVPGTELGLTEVRLGIIPGGGGTQRLSRLVGPGRAKDLILTGRRMNAAEAFSIGLVNRLAPEGHLVETAFSLAEAIVANAPIAVSTAKHAIDEGTGLELEDALALELRKYEEVLQTEDRLEGLRSFAEKRPPVYKGR, translated from the coding sequence ATGCCGGAATTCAAGGTTGACGCACGGGGAGCCATCGAGATCTGGACCATCGACGGGGCGGACCGCCGCAACGCGATCAGCCGGGCGATGCTCCAGGAGCTGAGCGGGATGGTGGCCCGCGTCTCCACCGGCCGGGACGTGCGCGTGGTCATCATCACCGGCGCCGGGGACAAGGCCTTCTGCGCGGGCGCGGACCTGAAGGAGCGCGCGGGCATGAGCGAGGCGGAGGTGCGCGCCTTCCTGGACAGCCTTCGGAAGACGTTCCGGGCCATCGAGACGAGCGACTGCGTCTTCATCGCCGCCATCAACGGGGCGGCGCTCGGGGGCGGCACGGAGCTGTCGCTCGCGTGCGATCTGCGCGTGGCGGTGCCCGGCACGGAGCTGGGGCTCACCGAGGTGCGGCTGGGCATCATCCCCGGCGGCGGCGGCACGCAGCGGCTCTCCCGGCTGGTGGGGCCGGGCCGCGCGAAGGATCTCATCCTCACCGGGCGGCGGATGAACGCGGCGGAGGCCTTCAGCATCGGCCTGGTGAACCGGCTGGCCCCCGAGGGGCACCTGGTGGAGACGGCCTTCTCGCTGGCGGAGGCCATCGTGGCCAACGCGCCCATCGCCGTGTCCACGGCCAAGCACGCCATCGACGAGGGGACAGGGCTGGAGCTGGAGGACGCGCTCGCGCTGGAGCTGCGCAAGTACGAGGAAGTCCTCCAGACGGAGGACCGGCTGGAGGGGCTGCGCTCCTTCGCCGAGAAGCGGCCCCCGGTCTACAAGGGCCGCTAA
- a CDS encoding TIM44-like domain-containing protein, whose protein sequence is MRALFQHSVRLPSWLLVLGGLTTLVPLEALARGGGGEHYTRDSPSYGNGDGDAGLIYLFFRLITFAFRYPKVGIPLLILAVVIYYFYKRNLHPTGATQRAFERREAEQRTQVSDQSVLGWVQSLKRKDPQFEAQGVLDKVRQLFPALQEAWFQRELTPVRPFLSDATYQRFNVQLQLMAAQGVRDAISDIRLLDARIIGLEQSEWFDSLQVRVQAQMRDTDVPASASDAQALEAARRAPLESFTEVWTFVRKPGAVTRIGQDVYQGKCPQCGAPYKGGASNVCEYCQAIVNSGNYDWTLSEITQGIEHNRHAAPVDGLGEARRADPALNLEVLEDRASLLFWKWIDAQSQGDEKRLAQVANTELVSQLGTELSTMRQQGQRRVILECAVGAVVTRTLEVHPEGDDRAHVEIRWSARLGMAAANERPRELPTVPQRWVFTLTRRHGVKTNTSNGMATDRCPECNAPLTSSGASACAYCGTQLGTSARDWVLATTLPYETWEAQTRYRRVPGAQAPVASPARATDTVVDVQERERLLYMMASIAAADGTVDATERKLLKVCATRWSIPWQNVEMALNAGQPLFQKLMPTKGSPEASVFMDHLVQMALVDGRVDMKERRMLVSTAMHLGVLPQLESMLRK, encoded by the coding sequence ATGCGCGCGCTCTTCCAACACTCTGTCCGCCTGCCCTCCTGGCTGCTGGTCCTGGGGGGCCTCACCACCCTGGTCCCCCTGGAAGCGCTGGCCCGGGGTGGCGGGGGCGAGCACTACACCCGGGACTCGCCGAGCTACGGGAATGGCGATGGGGACGCGGGGCTCATCTACCTGTTCTTCCGCCTCATCACCTTCGCCTTCCGGTACCCGAAGGTCGGCATCCCACTGCTCATCCTCGCGGTGGTCATCTACTACTTCTACAAGCGGAACCTGCACCCCACCGGCGCCACGCAGCGGGCCTTCGAGCGGCGGGAGGCGGAGCAGCGCACCCAGGTGTCGGACCAGTCCGTCCTGGGCTGGGTCCAGTCCCTCAAGCGCAAGGATCCACAGTTCGAGGCGCAGGGCGTGCTCGACAAGGTGCGGCAGCTCTTCCCGGCGCTCCAGGAGGCCTGGTTCCAGCGGGAGCTCACCCCGGTGCGCCCGTTCCTCTCGGACGCCACGTACCAGCGCTTCAACGTGCAGCTCCAGCTCATGGCCGCCCAGGGCGTGCGCGATGCCATCAGCGACATCCGGCTGCTGGACGCGCGCATCATCGGCCTGGAGCAGAGCGAGTGGTTCGACAGCCTCCAGGTCCGCGTCCAGGCGCAGATGCGCGACACGGACGTGCCCGCCTCGGCCTCGGATGCGCAGGCCCTGGAGGCCGCCCGGCGGGCCCCGCTCGAGTCCTTCACCGAGGTGTGGACCTTCGTGCGCAAGCCCGGGGCGGTGACGCGCATCGGCCAGGACGTCTACCAGGGCAAGTGCCCCCAGTGCGGCGCGCCCTATAAAGGAGGGGCGAGCAACGTCTGCGAGTACTGCCAGGCCATCGTCAACTCGGGCAACTACGACTGGACGCTCTCGGAGATTACCCAGGGCATCGAGCACAACCGCCATGCCGCCCCCGTGGACGGCCTGGGTGAGGCGCGCAGGGCGGACCCCGCGCTCAACCTGGAGGTGCTGGAGGATCGCGCCTCGCTGCTGTTCTGGAAGTGGATCGACGCGCAGAGCCAGGGGGACGAGAAGCGCCTGGCGCAGGTGGCCAACACGGAGCTCGTCTCCCAGCTCGGCACGGAGCTCTCCACGATGCGCCAGCAGGGCCAGCGCCGCGTCATCCTGGAGTGCGCCGTGGGCGCGGTGGTGACGCGAACCCTGGAGGTCCACCCGGAGGGCGATGACCGGGCCCACGTGGAGATTCGCTGGAGTGCCCGGCTGGGCATGGCGGCGGCGAACGAGCGGCCCCGGGAGCTGCCCACCGTGCCCCAGCGCTGGGTGTTCACGCTGACGCGTCGGCACGGGGTGAAGACGAACACCTCCAACGGGATGGCCACGGACCGCTGCCCGGAGTGCAACGCGCCCCTGACGAGCAGCGGCGCCAGCGCCTGCGCGTACTGCGGCACGCAGCTCGGCACGAGCGCCCGGGACTGGGTGCTCGCCACCACCCTGCCCTACGAGACCTGGGAGGCCCAGACGCGCTACCGCCGCGTCCCCGGCGCCCAGGCCCCAGTAGCCAGCCCCGCGCGGGCCACGGACACCGTGGTGGACGTGCAGGAGCGCGAGCGGCTCCTCTACATGATGGCCTCCATCGCCGCCGCGGACGGCACCGTGGACGCCACGGAGCGTAAGCTCCTCAAGGTGTGCGCCACGCGCTGGAGCATCCCCTGGCAGAACGTGGAGATGGCCCTCAACGCGGGCCAGCCGCTCTTCCAGAAGCTGATGCCCACCAAGGGCAGCCCCGAGGCCTCCGTCTTCATGGACCACCTGGTCCAGATGGCGCTGGTGGACGGGCGCGTGGACATGAAGGAGCGGCGCATGCTGGTCTCCACCGCCATGCACCTGGGGGTGCTGCCCCAATTGGAGTCCATGCTCCGCAAGTGA
- a CDS encoding RCC1 domain-containing protein — translation MQRRQGWLKQVLSVGIGLWLAVGCGQAPVETEEQASRSSPLWGSQARARLSAGGEHSLAVRPDGTVWAAGGNTYGQLGDGTTSSRSVPGAVQGLSGVVAVATGQYHSVALRSDGTVWTWGYNYHGQLGDGSTTHRKVPVAVPGLSGVVAVAAGYSHSLALLTDGTVWAWGYNGAGQLGDGTTTHRKVPGAVPGLSGVVTVAAGQYHSLAVRSDGTAWTWGDNANGQLGDGTTSTRKVPGAVPGLSGVAAVAAGYAYSLALRSDGTVWAWGYNNSGQLGDGTWTERRTPVVVPGLSGVVAVAAGFGHALALLPNGTVWTWGANASGQLGDGTTSNRRVPLEVPGLSGVMALAAGQDSSQVVRADGKVWGWGDNSAGQLGTGTTSNRTAPVAVPGLSEVTAVAAGYAHSVAVRSDGTVWAWGANASGQLGDGTTNHRTGPGAVPGLTGVVAVAAGYAHSLALRSDGTVWAWGDNTNAQLGDGSTLPRTAPGAVPGLSGVVAVAAGQYHSLAVRSDGTVWAWGSNTSGQLGNGTYSSRTTPRAVPSLSGVVAVAAGNNHSLAVRSNGTVWAWGANASGQLGDSTTTGRPVPGAVPGLSGGVAVAAGYAHSVAVRSDGTVWTWGLNTSGQLGDGTTSNRTAPVAVPGLTGVAAVEAGYAYSVAVSSDSTVWGWGANASGQLGDGTTSNRTLPGAVQGLTGGGIVAAGDAHALAVRSDGTVWAWGSNGRGQISDGGPTYSEYAPTLSLLY, via the coding sequence ATGCAGCGCCGTCAGGGATGGCTGAAGCAGGTGTTGAGCGTAGGGATTGGACTTTGGCTGGCCGTGGGCTGTGGGCAGGCCCCGGTGGAGACGGAAGAACAGGCGTCGCGCAGCTCGCCGCTCTGGGGCTCTCAGGCGAGGGCCCGTCTCTCCGCGGGAGGGGAACATTCCCTGGCGGTGCGTCCAGATGGCACCGTGTGGGCCGCGGGGGGTAACACCTACGGCCAGTTGGGCGATGGCACCACGAGCAGCCGCTCGGTGCCTGGGGCAGTGCAAGGCTTGAGCGGGGTGGTGGCCGTGGCGACGGGCCAATACCACTCGGTGGCGTTGCGCTCGGACGGCACCGTGTGGACCTGGGGGTACAACTACCACGGCCAATTGGGCGATGGCTCCACGACCCACCGCAAGGTGCCCGTGGCGGTGCCCGGGTTGAGCGGCGTGGTGGCCGTGGCTGCGGGCTACTCCCACTCGCTGGCATTGCTCACGGACGGCACGGTGTGGGCCTGGGGCTACAACGGCGCCGGCCAGCTCGGAGATGGCACCACGACCCACCGCAAGGTGCCTGGGGCGGTACCAGGCTTGAGCGGGGTGGTGACCGTGGCGGCGGGCCAATACCACTCGTTGGCGGTGCGCTCGGACGGCACCGCGTGGACCTGGGGAGACAACGCAAACGGCCAGTTGGGCGATGGCACCACGAGCACCCGCAAGGTGCCTGGGGCGGTGCCCGGGTTGAGCGGCGTGGCGGCCGTGGCGGCGGGCTACGCCTACTCACTGGCGTTGCGCTCGGACGGCACGGTGTGGGCCTGGGGCTACAACAATTCCGGCCAGCTCGGGGATGGCACCTGGACCGAGCGCAGGACGCCCGTGGTGGTGCCAGGGTTGAGCGGCGTGGTGGCCGTGGCGGCGGGCTTCGGCCACGCGCTGGCGTTGCTCCCGAACGGCACGGTGTGGACCTGGGGGGCCAACGCCTCCGGCCAGTTGGGCGATGGCACCACGAGCAACCGCAGGGTGCCTCTGGAAGTGCCCGGGTTGAGCGGGGTGATGGCCCTGGCCGCGGGCCAAGACTCCTCGCAGGTGGTGCGCGCGGACGGCAAGGTGTGGGGCTGGGGGGACAACTCCGCCGGCCAGTTGGGCACTGGCACCACGAGCAACCGCACGGCGCCCGTGGCGGTGCCAGGGTTGAGTGAGGTGACGGCGGTGGCGGCGGGCTACGCCCACTCGGTGGCGGTGCGCTCGGACGGCACGGTGTGGGCCTGGGGGGCCAACGCCTCCGGCCAACTGGGGGATGGCACCACGAACCACCGCACGGGGCCTGGGGCGGTACCCGGGTTGACGGGGGTGGTGGCCGTGGCGGCGGGCTACGCCCACTCGCTGGCCTTGCGCTCGGACGGCACGGTGTGGGCCTGGGGGGATAACACAAACGCCCAACTGGGCGATGGCTCCACCCTCCCCCGCACGGCGCCTGGGGCGGTGCCCGGGTTGAGCGGGGTGGTGGCCGTGGCGGCGGGCCAATACCACTCGTTGGCGGTGCGCTCGGACGGCACCGTGTGGGCCTGGGGCTCCAACACCTCCGGCCAGTTGGGCAATGGCACCTACAGCAGCCGCACGACGCCTCGGGCGGTGCCCAGCTTGAGCGGGGTGGTGGCCGTGGCGGCGGGCAACAACCACTCGCTGGCGGTGCGCTCGAACGGCACCGTGTGGGCCTGGGGGGCCAACGCCTCCGGCCAGTTGGGCGATAGCACCACGACCGGCCGCCCGGTACCTGGGGCGGTGCCCGGGTTGAGTGGGGGGGTGGCCGTGGCGGCGGGCTACGCCCACTCGGTGGCGGTGCGCTCGGACGGCACCGTGTGGACCTGGGGGCTCAATACCTCCGGCCAGCTAGGGGATGGCACCACGAGCAACCGCACGGCGCCTGTGGCGGTGCCTGGGTTGACCGGGGTGGCCGCCGTGGAGGCGGGCTACGCCTACTCGGTGGCGGTGAGCTCGGACAGCACGGTGTGGGGCTGGGGGGCCAACGCCTCCGGCCAGCTGGGCGATGGCACCACGAGCAACCGCACGCTGCCTGGGGCGGTGCAAGGGTTGACCGGGGGGGGCATTGTGGCGGCGGGCGACGCTCACGCGCTGGCGGTGCGCTCGGACGGAACGGTGTGGGCCTGGGGGTCCAACGGCAGAGGCCAGATCAGCGACGGGGGACCTACCTACTCCGAGTACGCGCCCACGCTCTCCTTGCTGTATTGA
- a CDS encoding RCC1 repeat-containing protein produces MQRSPGWLKRILTVGLGLWLAVGCGQAPAETEEQAAHSAALWGSQARARLSAGLDHSLAVRPNGTVWAAGDNTYGQLGDGTTISRSVPGAVPGLSGVVAVATGQHHSLAVRSNGTVWIWGSNSYGQLGDGTSLNRSVPVAVPGLSGVVAVAAGHSHSLALLSDGTVRTWGYNDSGQLGDGTTTLRRAPVAVPGLSGVVAVAAGQYYSLAVRMDGSVWTWGNNAYGQLGDGTTTLRKVPVAVPGLSGVTAVEAGHGHSLAVRSDGTVWAWGHNLYGQLGDGTTVNRTVPVAVPGLSEVAAVAAGHSHSLALLPDGTVWTWGYNTSGQLGDGTTLNRKVPAEVPGLSGVMALAAGQYSSQVVRADGKVWGWGDNSAGQLGTGTTSNRTAPVAVQGLSAGVAVAAGAAHSVAVRSDGTVWAWGDNSAGQLGDGTTGNRTVPGAVPGLSAVTAVAAGVSHALALRSDGTVWTWGYNLYGQLGDGTTLTRTVPGAVPGLSGVVAVAAGAHHSLALRSDGTVWAWGYNASGQLGNGFYSNRTVPGAVPGLSGVVAMEAGDSHSLALRSDGTVWAWGYNSSGQLGDGTTTGRTVPAAVPGLSAVTAVAAGAHHSLALRSDGTVWAWGLNAYGQLGDGTTLTRRVPGAVPGLSGGVAVAAGYGHSLAVRSDNTVWGWGANGSGQLGEGTNSSRTAPVAVPGLSGVAAMAAGDSHSLAVRSDGTVWGWGSNGNGQISDGGPTDSEYTPVLSLLY; encoded by the coding sequence ATGCAGCGCAGTCCGGGATGGCTGAAGAGGATATTGACGGTAGGGCTTGGGCTTTGGCTGGCCGTGGGCTGTGGGCAGGCCCCGGCCGAGACGGAAGAACAGGCGGCGCACAGCGCTGCGCTCTGGGGCTCTCAGGCGAGGGCCCGCCTCTCCGCGGGGCTGGACCATTCCCTGGCGGTGCGTCCCAACGGGACCGTGTGGGCCGCAGGGGATAACACCTACGGCCAGCTGGGCGATGGCACCACGATCAGCCGCTCGGTGCCTGGGGCGGTGCCAGGCTTGAGCGGGGTGGTGGCCGTGGCCACGGGCCAACACCACTCGTTGGCGGTGCGCTCGAACGGGACGGTGTGGATCTGGGGGTCCAACTCCTACGGCCAGTTGGGCGATGGCACCTCGCTCAACCGCTCGGTGCCCGTCGCGGTGCCCGGGTTGAGCGGGGTGGTGGCCGTGGCGGCAGGCCATTCCCACTCGCTGGCGTTGCTCTCGGACGGCACGGTGCGGACCTGGGGATACAACGACTCCGGCCAGTTGGGGGATGGCACCACGACCCTCCGCAGGGCGCCCGTGGCGGTGCCAGGCTTGAGCGGGGTGGTGGCCGTGGCGGCGGGCCAATATTACTCGCTGGCGGTGCGCATGGACGGCTCAGTGTGGACCTGGGGGAACAACGCCTACGGCCAGCTGGGCGATGGCACCACGACCCTCCGCAAGGTGCCTGTGGCGGTGCCAGGCTTGAGCGGAGTGACGGCCGTGGAGGCGGGCCATGGCCACTCGCTGGCGGTGCGCTCGGACGGCACGGTGTGGGCCTGGGGGCACAACCTCTACGGCCAGCTGGGCGATGGCACCACCGTCAACCGCACGGTGCCCGTGGCGGTGCCAGGCTTGAGCGAGGTGGCGGCCGTGGCAGCGGGCCATTCCCACTCGCTGGCGTTGCTCCCGGACGGCACCGTATGGACCTGGGGGTACAACACCTCCGGCCAGCTCGGGGATGGCACCACCCTCAACCGCAAGGTGCCTGCGGAGGTGCCAGGGTTGAGTGGGGTGATGGCCCTGGCGGCGGGCCAGTACTCCTCGCAGGTGGTACGCGCGGACGGCAAAGTGTGGGGCTGGGGGGACAACTCCGCCGGCCAGTTGGGCACTGGCACCACGAGCAACCGCACGGCGCCCGTGGCGGTGCAAGGGTTGAGCGCGGGGGTGGCCGTGGCGGCGGGCGCCGCCCACTCGGTGGCGGTGCGCTCGGACGGCACGGTGTGGGCCTGGGGGGACAACTCCGCCGGCCAGCTGGGCGATGGCACCACGGGCAACCGCACGGTACCTGGAGCGGTGCCAGGGTTGAGCGCGGTGACAGCCGTGGCGGCGGGCGTTAGCCATGCGTTGGCGTTGCGCTCGGACGGCACGGTGTGGACCTGGGGGTACAACCTCTACGGCCAGTTGGGGGATGGCACCACCCTCACCCGCACGGTGCCTGGGGCGGTGCCTGGATTGAGCGGGGTGGTGGCCGTGGCGGCGGGCGCCCACCACTCGCTGGCGCTGCGCTCGGACGGCACCGTGTGGGCCTGGGGGTACAACGCCTCCGGCCAGTTGGGGAATGGCTTCTACAGCAACCGCACGGTGCCTGGGGCGGTGCCAGGGTTGAGCGGGGTGGTGGCCATGGAGGCAGGCGACAGCCACTCGCTGGCGCTGCGCTCGGACGGCACCGTATGGGCCTGGGGGTACAACTCCTCCGGCCAGTTGGGGGATGGCACCACGACTGGCCGCACGGTGCCTGCGGCGGTGCCCGGGTTGAGCGCGGTGACAGCCGTGGCGGCGGGCGCCCACCACTCGCTGGCGCTGCGCTCGGACGGCACCGTGTGGGCCTGGGGGCTCAACGCCTACGGCCAATTGGGGGATGGCACCACACTCACCCGCAGGGTGCCTGGGGCGGTGCCCGGGTTGAGCGGGGGGGTGGCCGTGGCGGCGGGCTACGGCCACTCGCTGGCGGTACGCTCGGACAACACGGTGTGGGGCTGGGGGGCCAACGGAAGCGGCCAGCTCGGGGAGGGAACCAACAGCAGCCGCACGGCGCCTGTGGCGGTGCCAGGGTTGAGTGGGGTGGCGGCCATGGCGGCGGGCGACTCTCACTCGCTGGCGGTGCGCTCGGATGGCACGGTGTGGGGCTGGGGGTCCAACGGAAACGGCCAGATCAGCGATGGGGGACCTACCGACTCCGAATACACTCCCGTTCTCTCCTTGCTGTACTGA
- a CDS encoding DUF2381 family protein, with translation MRPSASASALLLLLVAPSAWARLPDDRIVLRTLKLSEHPSTATHNIHVSGQVVTVLRFDQEVDPAKTKLLGWEGRFEPLLVGSKKVVIEPLRNLGRDEGVPLLVTLVDGTEIPFLVRPPWDKQDLGWTPFTDHQVNVFKDPDSYNAVLSSLNDALQRESELRDENERLKREEKSIDHAYATLLFKGDVKKTPFRRQAVYRPKNDDMAMVVEIFSGPRKAAVLVHLTNTGDAAPWTFDGAYVTRDFTSHTEKPFALRMDRTELAPGQSGKIAVVVDESAFDHEGKLVDLSLLIFRGDGLLQVAVTMDHTLIRQ, from the coding sequence ATGCGTCCTTCCGCCTCCGCGTCTGCCCTGCTTCTCCTCCTCGTGGCTCCCTCGGCCTGGGCCAGGCTGCCGGACGATCGGATCGTGCTCCGGACGCTCAAGCTGTCGGAGCATCCGAGTACCGCCACGCACAACATCCACGTCTCCGGACAGGTGGTGACGGTCCTCCGGTTTGACCAGGAGGTAGACCCCGCCAAGACGAAGCTCCTGGGGTGGGAAGGCCGGTTCGAGCCGTTGCTCGTTGGGAGCAAGAAGGTGGTCATCGAGCCGCTTCGCAATCTCGGCCGTGACGAAGGGGTGCCTCTGCTCGTGACGCTCGTGGACGGGACGGAGATCCCGTTCCTGGTGCGGCCGCCCTGGGACAAGCAGGACCTAGGCTGGACACCCTTCACCGACCATCAGGTCAACGTGTTCAAGGACCCGGATAGCTACAACGCGGTGCTCTCGTCCCTCAACGATGCCCTCCAGCGCGAGAGCGAACTCCGCGACGAGAACGAGCGGCTCAAGCGGGAGGAAAAGTCCATCGACCACGCTTACGCGACGCTCCTCTTCAAGGGGGACGTGAAGAAAACGCCGTTTCGGCGTCAAGCTGTTTACCGTCCGAAGAACGACGACATGGCCATGGTTGTCGAAATCTTTTCGGGTCCCAGGAAGGCAGCGGTTCTGGTTCACCTGACAAACACCGGCGACGCAGCCCCCTGGACGTTTGATGGTGCCTACGTGACCCGGGACTTCACCAGCCACACGGAAAAACCCTTCGCTCTTCGTATGGATCGGACCGAACTTGCTCCGGGTCAGTCCGGGAAGATCGCGGTCGTGGTGGACGAAAGCGCCTTCGACCACGAGGGGAAACTCGTCGACCTCTCCCTCCTGATTTTCCGTGGAGATGGGCTCCTTCAGGTGGCCGTCACAATGGATCACACGCTGATTCGGCAGTAG
- a CDS encoding serine/threonine protein kinase codes for MRTQKPLLLGTSILLAASLGCSTAGGVALRRDGTPGPQKCSEEAQKIMEALKLHVGDASLVELDANQLRSKRITLYDGPIESVLKEEFGTLEATTRLYGQVWTSGPQVVIRYYEAHPPDSVKLPICAVARLSYDQMKKRPESQPGTAILDGSIAAAYVVDAFR; via the coding sequence ATGCGCACCCAGAAACCCCTTCTTCTCGGCACGTCCATTCTCCTTGCGGCATCGCTCGGCTGTTCCACGGCGGGTGGCGTGGCGTTGCGTCGGGATGGCACTCCAGGCCCTCAAAAATGTTCCGAAGAAGCCCAAAAAATAATGGAGGCGCTGAAGCTCCACGTCGGGGATGCCTCTTTGGTGGAACTTGACGCGAACCAATTGAGGAGCAAACGCATCACGCTCTACGACGGCCCCATTGAGAGCGTCCTGAAGGAAGAGTTTGGCACGCTTGAGGCGACGACGCGCCTGTACGGACAGGTCTGGACGAGCGGTCCGCAGGTCGTCATTCGCTACTATGAAGCCCACCCTCCGGATAGCGTGAAACTTCCTATCTGCGCGGTGGCCCGGCTCAGTTACGACCAGATGAAGAAACGGCCCGAGTCTCAACCAGGAACCGCCATTCTTGATGGCTCGATCGCGGCGGCCTACGTCGTCGATGCCTTCAGGTAA
- a CDS encoding serine/threonine protein kinase: MPAPKALLSALLLFATSACTTAGGVALRPDGTPGAQECPEEALKAMRYMRLRVGDSALVELDANQIRSRRITLYDGPLESVLKEDFGTLEGPTRLYGQVWTSGPQVVIRYYEAHPPDGEKIPLCAVARLGEDQMRKRPESKPGTAILDGSIAAAFAVDAFR; this comes from the coding sequence ATGCCCGCCCCCAAAGCACTCCTGAGCGCCCTCCTTCTGTTTGCGACATCCGCCTGCACCACGGCCGGTGGCGTGGCGCTGCGCCCGGACGGCACTCCGGGCGCTCAGGAGTGCCCGGAAGAAGCACTGAAGGCGATGCGCTACATGAGGCTGCGCGTCGGCGACAGCGCGTTGGTGGAGCTGGATGCGAACCAGATCCGGAGCCGACGCATCACGCTCTACGACGGACCGCTCGAGAGCGTCCTGAAGGAAGACTTTGGCACGCTGGAGGGGCCTACCCGCTTGTATGGGCAGGTGTGGACGAGCGGGCCTCAGGTCGTCATCCGGTATTACGAGGCGCACCCTCCGGACGGCGAGAAGATTCCTCTCTGCGCCGTAGCCCGGCTGGGGGAGGACCAGATGCGGAAGCGGCCCGAGTCGAAGCCAGGAACCGCTATCCTCGACGGCTCGATCGCGGCTGCCTTCGCCGTTGATGCATTCCGGTAA